In the genome of Paramisgurnus dabryanus chromosome 16, PD_genome_1.1, whole genome shotgun sequence, the window CTATTGACttttaatgaattaatttaGCATGGTTTAACACAATTTAAtttgtgataaaaaaaatgtgcagaCATTATGCAGCATCGTACTGTTGGAATCCAGTATAATCATACTGTAAGGTGGCAAATTAAATGGGCAAATTTGCCAAAACTCACCATTGCAATGACTGCTGCCCCAGCCCCAGCCAATGcacagacaaacagatggaAAGTCATATCCAGCTGTCAGATGAAGAATATTAAGAGATGAGTGGGATATTAATATGGATTCTCTTCATTGTAACTGTTAACTATATTTGAAGACGTCTATAAAATTAGCTTTCCATGTCTACATGTAGAGTATACACATGCCTAtgctatatatatttataccaaTGTTTACTCACCTCATTCGATTCACACAATTTCGAGAACTTTTCTGTTGGTGCACAAATAGTCTTCTCCTCTCCGAGGGACACAATACCTAAAAATCCATAATATATCTCATTCCACAAGAACAATCTTTTTTATGAggtttattagaaaaatacacatatatattatttttattattattcttgcACAGTTAACCACAACTACACATAAACTGGCGAAGCCAATCGATTGTGAAGCTTACCATACTGGCGTGGGTCAAAACATAAATTTGCTCCCCCTAGAGCAGTCGTGTTTTGGCAGATGGTCCAGATGTTGAAATACATGAAGACAGGCAAAGAGGTGAATGCTGTCACGCCCAGCCAAGCCAACATGAAGATGTAGGTCAGCATGATAAACTACAAAAACAAATCAGACTTATATCTAGATGCTCAAACACTAAATAAAGAtcagtaaattaaaaaaataaatcagaatacAGGAggatttaaagggcacctattatgcaaaatccacttttacaaggtgtttgaaCATAAATTTGTGTTGGCGTGTgaacattctgggcacacctgagacttatattaaatcttgtaaaaatgggcataataggtGCAGTTTAAATAAAAGGCACTCGTAACTGTAGGCATTAAGAATGACAGATAACTCAAACAAAAAACAGACACAgtgagtatatatatatatacgggAAAATGTTTATTGTTAAAGAAACTGTTAACACTAATATAGTTGGCAGTCCGTGATTTCACTGGCTGGGGTTCAAATCCATTATAAACACTGGCACAAATGAAATGAGATTTAATGTGTAATCTTTTACAGCCTATAAAAGAAAGTGATCTTTATGTGCTGCATTTACTCCTAGTGGTTACACACTTGCCCTTTACCAAATAACAATGCATGAAGCTTTCACAGTGATTTCTCACCCATGCACTGACGCAGCGTCCACAGGCGGTGATCTTGAAGTCTCCATACAGGTCCTTGATGGCTCCACTGGTGAAGAAGCCTTCTACCATCAGAAGAATGCCATACACGAAAAATGCAGAGGCAATGCCATAGATCACATACTTAATGATGTCAATGCTGAGGAGATAAGAGGgtaaaaattaaacaaatgtgaccctgcctgtgaaaacacagctaaagattttttttgcgaTTTACTGCCAAAACATTCTGCAAAAATAcaaccttgatatttttaactctttccccacaattgacgagttatcttgtcaactAAAAGAAAACATCCTGCCAATGACACTTTCTTGACAAGTTTTTACAGTAATCtgtaattctgctattatccactagatggcgctttataaaaaactgaagcaaaaactaattcaacaacattttaaactctgtgtatgttttgagcagcattctgaatctgatctctaacaaaaatgcaattatttcagctttttgctcaattctttttatttttaagagacctataaccatatttaagaggttataaaaagagaacaaatgaagataggatgaaacaggtttttttttcaattttgtgtttttgaaagcagagggtctgttcttgcatttcatatatttgtatgtttatttatttataaaatacattttcctggaaggtattttgtgaaacttttgtgaaaatcactaaaaatgctggcgggcaacttaaaaaaaaaggctggcaggaatgagttaaaactgactaaggccatgtcaaaaattgaaattaaagtgaaatcaatgattgactTTTATCCTTTAACTTTGATGCTTTATCTAATAAttatattatgagattttagcctttcacatactgtacaggTTCACAAATACAGTTTTTGTCTAATGTTGCATTAATTTGCATAAATTGATTAGGATTTTATTTgcactgaaaaataaaaaattaccagcctgatctcatgagacttcatatgtattttacgagttggcttaTCTGACGagaattcgtacgtattttacaaaaaacataaaaaaacaataacaaaaccccaccccaaaccccaacgtcacaggagCAAATGCAAACTGTTCAAAAATGTTTGAATATGGTCGTTCgcattcatacgaattagctaCCTCATAAAATGCATACGAATTGTCAAGAGATAACATTGGAATTTGTACGAAGTGAATTGTATAAAAccatacgattatcataaaacaaacaataacaaaacctGTCGCTTACTCTAACATCACAGAGGCAAAAGCTAATAGTACAAAAATGTAGGAATGTTgttgtatgaattaatacgaatttgccacctcaaaaaaaaaaaaaataaaaaaatacgtaTTAACTGCCATAAGATAGCGTTGACATTACATAATCAGGGTTTTGCTCCTTTTCCAGTAAAATGTACAATCTTAAGGGGATAgttcaaaattaccccatgattttcTGACCCTCAAGCCACCGAGTTACATATGTCCATatgtacaaatatttttttaaatgtagctctTCATTTACACATAGGCTACTGTATGTTACACAATAAGTTTATCAagtacatttattttggtttagtATTAGGAGAttcataataattaattaaaaggTTTCACTTACATTGTAAAGACATCCAAGGCATCTCCAGGTGCCCTGATCACCTCAAAGTAGTTTTGAAGGATAGTGACCGTTCCAGACAGAGCTTCATGACCACATCCAC includes:
- the gpm6aa gene encoding glycoprotein M6Aa codes for the protein MEEDMDEGQTQKGCMECCLKCLGGIPYPSLIATILLYAGVALFCGCGHEALSGTVTILQNYFEVIRAPGDALDVFTIIDIIKYVIYGIASAFFVYGILLMVEGFFTSGAIKDLYGDFKITACGRCVSAWFIMLTYIFMLAWLGVTAFTSLPVFMYFNIWTICQNTTALGGANLCFDPRQYGIVSLGEEKTICAPTEKFSKLCESNELDMTFHLFVCALAGAGAAVIAMIHYLMVLSANWAYVKDACKMQKYEDCKSKEEQELHDIHSTRSKERLNAYT